In the Paenibacillus sp. FSL H7-0357 genome, one interval contains:
- a CDS encoding M56 family metallopeptidase: MESLFLQLLSMSLTGSYVIVFVIVARLLLRKVPKVFSYALWSVVLFRLVCPFSFESVFSLIPAKAQEIPLQRIATQPPQIPSGLAGGGQALNNLLAEPATAAASVVDTSTAADTNIWLLVGQYVWLFGIAVLLLYSIRATVRLVRSLKPAQQISGNIYEMKGLATPFVFGAIRPKIYLPAELGEHERGYILKHEQVHIKRLDHLIKPLAFAVLCIHWFNPLVWIAFVLMSEDMELSCDESVIRQLGSGIKKDYSTSLLTLSAGRRFIGGSPLAFGENNTKGRILNILNYRKPAFWVVSLVIIVIAAVSVGLMSNPRQTTLTERDYAEQFIKEEIAGFASNEANEFKIVDSSITKFEKLAEFDNLMPASLQIWHLEYRLKPDDPAKVSGAFDLKDGMLIEEGSMGDPIMVFSYEQDTPNYLGSFRSAEYDLSTIAGQETALRVFLEGKQLLSHETYSGKHILVKFPLTLGETSQLLLSQPAQAGDKGIWAVERWKDTRGNEYYHTPQSDLPPAEYYDRLQAQADQGEEAWLLDPQQVAIRYIKTFIGPTVAKDKLEVDYNATAADFAVTPESTTLGYVLNFSLDSESFDFDNVEWLTLEDSARFKDLNITEENLPGGFYILNKYTITDPMKVTGETKYSLLDQENWGSYKDVTKQEFIEFLNQYSDNSPLCKVTYKDDFVTGISEVYLP, translated from the coding sequence GTGGAATCGCTGTTTTTGCAACTTTTGAGTATGAGCCTTACCGGCAGCTATGTCATCGTGTTTGTGATTGTGGCCCGGCTGCTGCTTAGAAAAGTTCCCAAGGTTTTCTCTTATGCCCTGTGGTCAGTGGTGTTGTTCCGGCTCGTATGCCCGTTCTCCTTCGAAAGTGTATTCAGCCTGATTCCTGCCAAAGCGCAGGAGATCCCGCTTCAGCGGATCGCCACACAGCCGCCCCAGATTCCAAGCGGATTAGCCGGAGGCGGGCAAGCATTAAATAACCTGCTGGCTGAACCTGCAACTGCCGCTGCATCTGTGGTGGATACAAGTACTGCTGCCGATACGAATATCTGGTTGCTTGTGGGCCAATATGTATGGCTGTTTGGGATTGCGGTGCTGCTCCTCTACAGCATTAGGGCAACGGTCCGGTTAGTTCGGAGCTTGAAACCTGCACAGCAGATCAGCGGAAATATCTACGAGATGAAGGGACTCGCAACCCCATTTGTGTTCGGGGCAATCAGGCCCAAGATTTATCTTCCGGCAGAGCTTGGAGAACATGAGCGGGGGTATATTCTGAAACATGAACAGGTGCATATCAAAAGACTTGACCATCTGATCAAACCTTTAGCATTTGCTGTATTATGCATACATTGGTTTAATCCGCTGGTCTGGATAGCTTTTGTTCTGATGAGCGAGGATATGGAGCTGTCTTGCGATGAAAGTGTCATCCGGCAGCTGGGCAGCGGCATCAAAAAGGATTATTCCACTTCACTTTTAACACTTTCGGCGGGCAGACGGTTCATAGGCGGTTCACCGCTTGCCTTTGGTGAGAATAACACGAAAGGACGCATTCTCAATATCCTGAACTACAGGAAACCCGCGTTCTGGGTAGTTAGCCTTGTTATTATTGTCATTGCTGCTGTCAGTGTGGGTCTTATGAGTAATCCGAGACAAACCACATTAACTGAACGGGATTATGCCGAGCAGTTCATTAAAGAGGAAATTGCGGGTTTTGCCAGCAATGAGGCAAATGAGTTCAAAATTGTGGACAGCAGCATCACGAAGTTTGAAAAGCTGGCAGAGTTTGATAATCTGATGCCTGCTTCTTTGCAAATCTGGCACCTGGAGTATCGCCTGAAGCCTGATGATCCGGCTAAAGTAAGTGGGGCATTTGATCTGAAAGACGGAATGCTTATCGAAGAGGGCAGCATGGGCGATCCGATAATGGTTTTTTCCTATGAACAGGATACTCCGAATTATTTGGGCTCATTCCGGAGCGCAGAATATGATTTAAGTACAATTGCCGGCCAGGAGACCGCACTTCGTGTATTCCTTGAAGGCAAACAGCTATTATCTCATGAGACCTATAGCGGGAAGCATATTCTGGTCAAATTTCCACTGACCCTGGGGGAGACCAGCCAGCTGCTGTTATCACAGCCCGCGCAAGCAGGGGATAAAGGAATTTGGGCCGTTGAACGCTGGAAGGATACCCGTGGCAATGAGTACTACCATACTCCGCAAAGTGATCTCCCGCCCGCAGAATATTATGACCGTTTGCAGGCACAAGCTGATCAGGGGGAGGAGGCCTGGCTTCTTGATCCTCAGCAGGTGGCCATTCGGTATATCAAAACTTTTATCGGGCCAACGGTTGCCAAGGATAAGCTTGAGGTGGATTATAATGCAACAGCAGCAGACTTTGCCGTCACTCCGGAAAGCACTACTTTAGGATATGTTCTGAACTTCAGCTTGGACAGTGAATCCTTTGATTTTGACAATGTTGAGTGGCTGACACTTGAGGATTCTGCGCGGTTTAAGGATTTGAATATTACGGAGGAAAACTTGCCGGGCGGATTCTATATTCTTAACAAATATACAATTACAGACCCCATGAAAGTAACCGGTGAAACGAAGTATAGCCTCCTTGACCAGGAGAACTGGGGCTCTTATAAAGACGTAACCAAGCAGGAATTTATTGAATTTCTCAATCAATACTCTGACAATTCGCCCTTATGCAAAGTTACTTACAAGGATGATTTTGTTACCGGCATTTCTGAGGTGTATCTGCCATAA
- a CDS encoding alpha/beta fold hydrolase, with translation MNRGQVISNDGVKLNYVVQGTGPKILVIGSSVYYPQLFSAELFAQFQFIFLDHRGFASPSAALKPEQYRLDRVLDDLELARQQLGLSDVVIMGHSGHAFMALEYARKYPEQVHKVILLNSAPSNSRERQSQSTAFFNETASLERKTGFEQDMALLEGDIRLDPERRFVHMCIRMGAQSFYDYSFDAAYMWEQVQTNMPVMDYLWGEVFAGMNLLQMLKDVSMPVFIGLGRYDYLVGPVSLWEAIDETYPHVKKVIFEHSGHNPMFEQPELFNQILIEWMTQE, from the coding sequence ATGAACAGAGGACAAGTGATAAGCAATGACGGTGTTAAACTGAATTATGTTGTACAAGGAACCGGGCCAAAGATATTGGTTATAGGCAGCAGCGTCTATTATCCGCAACTCTTCTCGGCAGAGTTATTTGCACAATTTCAGTTTATATTCCTTGATCATAGAGGTTTTGCCAGTCCGTCTGCAGCCTTGAAGCCGGAGCAGTACCGGCTGGACCGGGTGCTGGATGACCTCGAGCTCGCAAGGCAGCAGCTTGGCCTGAGTGATGTGGTCATAATGGGGCATTCGGGGCATGCTTTTATGGCGCTGGAGTATGCCAGGAAATATCCGGAGCAGGTTCACAAAGTAATTCTGCTGAATTCAGCCCCAAGCAATAGCCGGGAAAGGCAAAGTCAGAGCACTGCATTTTTCAATGAGACTGCAAGTCTGGAGAGAAAGACAGGATTCGAACAGGACATGGCTCTGCTAGAAGGCGACATCAGGCTAGACCCGGAACGCCGCTTCGTTCACATGTGTATTCGAATGGGTGCACAGAGCTTCTACGACTATTCCTTTGATGCAGCCTATATGTGGGAACAGGTACAAACAAATATGCCGGTTATGGATTATTTGTGGGGTGAGGTATTTGCCGGGATGAATCTGCTGCAGATGCTGAAGGATGTCAGCATGCCGGTTTTTATCGGGCTGGGAAGATATGATTATCTGGTTGGGCCTGTTTCCTTATGGGAGGCTATCGACGAGACATATCCCCATGTAAAGAAGGTAATCTTCGAGCACAGCGGACATAATCCGATGTTTGAACAACCGGAGCTGTTTAATCAAATATTAATAGAGTGGATGACACAGGAGTAA
- a CDS encoding ABC transporter permease subunit, translating into MLNLIRADWYKLRKSKAFILSSLLSFISALGMNLISYWIGQGQMPAELGSLTFSLSDLFILTLLGSFLAGSFICGDFEHRTIQDAISRGHSRFKVMLSKAIVYFIATAVLLLPYIVITSIAFSTGEKFSTPYAASVFLQILDNKSGIPFDAESLLKLIAVMLTLLTVYAARLSICILSSFVLKKSSLVVGIGFGGTMLLDQSLGLGNNLPSVAKLFSYTPFASGYTVVTLDASAGELFKATAVSLAFIALMLAVSYSAFRKSEMK; encoded by the coding sequence ATGCTTAATCTGATCCGCGCCGATTGGTACAAGCTGCGCAAATCCAAGGCGTTTATACTTTCCAGCTTGTTGTCATTTATAAGTGCTTTAGGAATGAATCTGATTTCCTATTGGATTGGGCAAGGCCAGATGCCTGCAGAGCTGGGTTCGCTCACCTTCAGCTTATCCGATCTGTTCATTCTGACCCTTCTAGGCTCGTTCCTTGCAGGCAGCTTCATCTGCGGAGATTTTGAGCATAGAACCATACAGGATGCCATTTCACGCGGCCATAGCCGGTTTAAGGTTATGCTCAGTAAGGCAATTGTGTATTTCATAGCTACTGCCGTTCTGCTGCTTCCCTACATTGTGATCACCAGCATTGCTTTCAGTACAGGTGAAAAGTTCAGTACACCTTATGCCGCTTCGGTGTTTTTGCAAATATTGGACAACAAGTCCGGCATTCCCTTTGATGCTGAGTCCCTGCTGAAGCTGATCGCGGTCATGCTGACCCTGTTGACGGTATATGCTGCGCGGCTGAGCATTTGCATCCTGTCTTCCTTTGTACTGAAGAAGTCTTCACTTGTTGTCGGCATCGGGTTTGGCGGTACTATGCTTCTGGATCAGTCCCTGGGTCTGGGGAACAATCTTCCGTCGGTGGCAAAATTGTTCTCCTATACTCCTTTCGCCTCGGGTTATACGGTGGTGACTCTGGATGCAAGTGCCGGGGAACTGTTCAAGGCCACAGCGGTCAGCCTGGCTTTTATCGCCCTGATGTTAGCTGTCTCCTATAGCGCATTCAGAAAATCGGAAATGAAATAG
- a CDS encoding response regulator transcription factor, translated as MGTILIIEDHEDINLMLAEALKGAGYQAKSLFTGADGLTEIRNTHYDLILLDIMLPFLNGDELLKEIRGISETPVIIISAKDKVGTKIDLLKLGADDYITKPFDLSEVVARVESNLRRSQQQQKNRFRYKDLSLDDQTKRVTVNESEIDLTAKEYMILELLLKHHGKLFTKANLYETLWPDDDAGDEQTVKTHVSNLRSKLKKANPAIEYIETVWGLGYRLYKE; from the coding sequence GTGGGGACTATTCTGATTATTGAAGATCATGAGGATATCAATCTAATGCTGGCCGAAGCATTAAAGGGAGCGGGATATCAGGCGAAATCACTTTTTACCGGCGCTGACGGATTAACAGAAATTAGGAATACACATTATGATTTGATTTTGCTGGACATTATGCTTCCATTCTTAAACGGGGATGAGCTCCTTAAAGAAATCCGTGGTATTTCGGAAACACCCGTGATCATAATTTCCGCCAAGGATAAGGTGGGTACGAAGATCGACCTGCTAAAGCTGGGGGCGGATGACTATATTACAAAGCCCTTTGACTTAAGCGAAGTTGTGGCACGGGTAGAATCGAATCTGCGGCGTTCACAGCAACAGCAAAAAAATCGGTTCCGGTATAAAGATCTGTCACTGGACGACCAGACTAAACGGGTTACGGTAAATGAAAGCGAAATAGATCTGACTGCCAAAGAATATATGATCCTGGAACTGCTGCTGAAGCATCACGGCAAGCTGTTCACCAAGGCGAATCTGTACGAAACGCTCTGGCCGGATGATGATGCAGGGGATGAGCAGACGGTCAAAACTCATGTCAGCAATCTGCGCAGCAAGCTAAAAAAAGCAAACCCGGCTATAGAATACATAGAAACGGTATGGGGCCTCGGCTACCGCCTGTACAAGGAGTAA
- a CDS encoding BlaI/MecI/CopY family transcriptional regulator: MDKIRLTEMETKFADLIWSHEPVPSGDLVKLCESELNWKKSTTYTMLKRLESKGVFKNKEGMVAALISKDDFYAQQSKQFVEETFQGSLPKFLAAFTRSRKLSDTEIDEFLKVIQDHKEE; the protein is encoded by the coding sequence ATGGATAAAATCAGACTGACGGAGATGGAAACTAAATTTGCGGACCTCATCTGGAGCCATGAGCCAGTCCCGTCGGGCGACCTTGTGAAGCTATGCGAATCTGAACTGAACTGGAAAAAATCGACGACCTATACGATGCTGAAACGTCTGGAGAGCAAAGGGGTTTTTAAAAACAAAGAGGGTATGGTGGCAGCGCTCATCTCCAAAGATGATTTCTATGCCCAGCAGAGCAAGCAGTTTGTAGAGGAGACCTTTCAGGGATCGTTGCCGAAGTTTCTGGCCGCATTCACAAGAAGCCGTAAACTGAGCGACACAGAGATTGACGAGTTTCTAAAAGTGATTCAGGATCATAAGGAGGAATAG
- a CDS encoding sensor histidine kinase: MMLAIAAGFLGCCVVMLILYIVVLHLQLRSINRQLDKRLGIQSRQPLSLELINPELNRLTANINKSLKVEENLRLDSILEEKRFKELIANLSHDLRTPLTAIKGYQQLLDTGGLSEDQQRKLQTAQKHADKLGALIEQFFEYAYLENAEPVPDKKRIHLTNLVTECLAESITEFEQRHLAVHLVDAAPVFAFADKKMVVRMVQNLIRNCVTHSDGTVEVQILAGQQAAIVFRNPVKDATAIDVQRIFERFYTADQARGATTGLGLSIVRLLAEQSGGSTSASIQDGMLEIRVELPLYESTSIGNDSR; this comes from the coding sequence ATGATGTTGGCAATTGCAGCAGGGTTCCTGGGGTGTTGTGTAGTTATGCTCATCCTGTATATTGTTGTTCTTCATCTGCAATTGCGCAGCATCAACCGGCAGCTGGATAAGCGGCTGGGCATACAATCACGTCAGCCGCTCAGTCTGGAGCTCATCAACCCCGAGTTGAACCGCTTAACAGCTAATATCAACAAATCCTTAAAGGTGGAAGAGAACCTGCGTCTGGACAGCATTCTGGAAGAAAAAAGATTCAAGGAGCTGATTGCGAATCTCTCGCATGATCTGCGCACACCGCTTACCGCGATAAAAGGCTATCAGCAGCTATTGGATACAGGCGGACTGTCTGAGGATCAGCAGCGCAAACTTCAAACGGCTCAAAAACATGCCGATAAGCTGGGAGCGTTAATTGAACAGTTTTTCGAATATGCCTATTTGGAAAATGCGGAGCCGGTGCCTGACAAGAAGCGCATCCATCTGACAAACCTTGTGACAGAATGCCTGGCGGAATCCATCACTGAATTTGAGCAAAGACATCTGGCGGTGCATCTTGTAGATGCTGCGCCAGTGTTTGCTTTTGCCGATAAGAAAATGGTCGTACGGATGGTCCAGAACCTGATCCGCAACTGTGTCACCCACTCGGACGGAACTGTGGAAGTACAGATACTTGCTGGTCAACAAGCGGCTATCGTCTTCAGAAATCCAGTGAAGGATGCTACTGCTATTGATGTACAGCGTATATTTGAACGTTTCTATACCGCAGATCAAGCAAGAGGCGCAACTACAGGACTGGGCTTGTCCATTGTCCGGCTGCTTGCGGAACAATCGGGCGGCAGCACCAGTGCCTCCATACAGGATGGGATGCTAGAGATAAGAGTCGAGCTGCCTCTATATGAATCCACCTCCATTGGAAATGATAGCCGCTGA
- a CDS encoding ABC transporter ATP-binding protein codes for MMNKYVLRTKGLTKSYKGANALKDLSLTMEAGRIYGLIGQNGAGKSTLMRIVAGLAFPSSGSIELFGQNGETALQAERKRLGCMIEHPALTPHMTAKQNLTFHRIMRGIPSETLEDELLALVGLSGTGKKKSKNFSLGMKQRLGIAIALLGDPELLILDEPINGLDPLGVVEVRKLLIKLCEERQMTILISSHNLPELYQVATDYFIIHQGELKQSITLAELEESCKHHLRISCDQPEKLVSILEMQLHTGNYKVMPDQTVKLYDYLNEKERVARTLFDNGIVVTSLSIEGDTLEDYFISVIGGDRNA; via the coding sequence ATGATGAACAAATATGTGCTGCGAACAAAAGGTTTGACCAAAAGCTACAAAGGTGCAAATGCACTTAAGGATCTGTCCCTTACGATGGAAGCCGGCCGGATTTACGGTTTAATCGGGCAAAACGGTGCCGGCAAATCCACATTAATGCGTATTGTAGCCGGACTCGCTTTCCCTTCCTCTGGAAGTATTGAGCTATTTGGCCAAAACGGCGAAACGGCGCTGCAGGCGGAACGAAAAAGACTGGGCTGTATGATTGAGCATCCTGCGCTAACCCCGCATATGACGGCAAAGCAAAATCTCACCTTTCATAGGATCATGCGCGGTATCCCCAGCGAGACCCTGGAAGATGAGCTGCTGGCATTGGTTGGCCTCAGCGGTACAGGAAAGAAAAAGTCCAAAAACTTCTCGCTCGGCATGAAGCAGCGGCTCGGGATTGCCATCGCTCTGCTCGGCGACCCCGAGCTGCTGATCCTCGATGAGCCGATTAATGGGCTTGACCCTTTGGGAGTGGTTGAGGTACGCAAGCTGCTGATCAAGCTGTGCGAGGAACGGCAAATGACTATCCTCATCTCCAGCCACAATCTGCCGGAGCTGTATCAAGTGGCGACCGACTATTTTATTATCCATCAAGGGGAACTCAAACAATCGATCACCCTCGCAGAGCTTGAGGAAAGCTGCAAGCATCATCTGCGGATCAGCTGTGATCAGCCGGAGAAGCTGGTCAGTATTCTGGAAATGCAGCTGCACACCGGCAACTACAAGGTTATGCCGGATCAGACGGTCAAGCTGTACGACTATTTAAATGAAAAGGAACGGGTGGCACGCACTCTCTTTGACAATGGGATCGTGGTTACTAGCCTGAGTATCGAGGGAGATACCCTTGAGGATTATTTTATTTCGGTTATTGGGGGTGACCGGAATGCTTAA
- a CDS encoding phosphotransferase enzyme family protein, which translates to MLALAEAALQQYRIEVASIHFVGQSASQVFKIVDTRNNGYSLRIHAAKSETMDSDWTSPETLRSEMIWLEAQSAGTDLTAPAPCRNHHGELVTDVDGVKCTLIEWLEGEQQQFITTVEDAGRIGEMIGKLHQRAFSWTVPEQFTRPVYDGKRIGQALDKLHHWGKAGIIERENAELLTVAGQLVMNRMNTLDTTPNYWGIIHADLIPSNFIFYNQECRPIDFGACGFGYFLFDLGWTFSYIHPAFREQLLKSYSGHFMLPPNHIELLEVFFVAAQLETMNFWIGLPDAKDWLPEHIQRLASREFKHYVNKEQFLFTCTPYWE; encoded by the coding sequence ATGCTCGCATTGGCAGAAGCAGCTTTACAGCAGTATCGCATAGAAGTAGCGTCTATTCATTTTGTCGGACAAAGTGCAAGCCAGGTTTTTAAAATTGTGGATACCCGCAACAACGGTTATAGCCTGCGAATTCATGCAGCAAAAAGTGAAACCATGGACAGTGATTGGACCTCACCGGAAACGCTCCGCTCGGAAATGATATGGTTAGAGGCCCAGTCGGCGGGGACAGACTTAACTGCACCAGCACCCTGCCGGAATCATCATGGCGAATTGGTGACGGATGTAGACGGAGTGAAGTGTACACTTATTGAATGGCTGGAAGGGGAACAACAACAATTCATTACTACCGTGGAAGACGCCGGACGGATAGGTGAAATGATAGGAAAGTTGCATCAGCGGGCTTTCTCATGGACTGTACCTGAACAGTTCACAAGACCGGTCTATGATGGAAAGCGGATCGGGCAAGCGCTTGATAAGCTTCATCATTGGGGTAAGGCAGGGATAATCGAAAGAGAAAATGCAGAGCTGCTTACAGTAGCAGGCCAACTTGTGATGAACAGGATGAATACCCTCGATACCACGCCAAATTATTGGGGAATCATTCATGCTGACCTGATCCCCAGCAATTTTATTTTTTATAACCAAGAATGCCGCCCTATTGATTTTGGTGCCTGTGGGTTCGGGTATTTCCTGTTTGATCTGGGGTGGACCTTCTCCTATATTCACCCGGCATTCAGGGAACAATTATTGAAATCCTACTCCGGTCATTTTATGCTGCCGCCTAATCACATTGAGCTGTTGGAGGTTTTTTTTGTAGCCGCACAGCTTGAAACCATGAATTTCTGGATAGGGCTGCCTGATGCCAAGGATTGGCTGCCGGAGCATATTCAAAGACTGGCCTCCAGAGAGTTTAAGCATTATGTTAACAAAGAACAATTTCTGTTCACATGCACACCCTACTGGGAGTAA
- a CDS encoding MerR family transcriptional regulator translates to MRDTLTISQLSQLMNVSVHQLRYFEEKGVLYPAFTEDNQYRMYGIDEIYQLSHVLLLRKLNIPVSQIEQCLTSYSGSQYKQVFEQSLTKVQEEIHRLVKLEQFIHKVLSEQAEMEGRDQEVVMVSLGPRYLRHWLSLDEHQVLTAGTLYEHRPAPSDLYEQDLHYLTGGGVISICYETMEPADYVLEEGDYLLKNFSVHREEEIEQEVLQLEQYIQEHGYTRQGQIVVIEKSYLSMFSNEQLHYQIQAKVGLSERETENYASTPVSD, encoded by the coding sequence ATGAGAGATACCCTTACGATTAGCCAATTATCACAATTAATGAACGTTTCCGTTCATCAGCTGCGTTATTTTGAAGAAAAGGGCGTGCTATACCCGGCATTTACGGAAGACAATCAATACCGGATGTATGGGATCGATGAGATTTATCAGCTATCCCATGTTTTGCTGCTGCGCAAACTGAATATTCCGGTTAGTCAGATCGAGCAATGTCTCACTTCATACTCCGGCAGTCAGTACAAGCAGGTTTTTGAACAGTCGCTGACCAAAGTTCAGGAAGAAATCCACAGATTGGTTAAGCTGGAACAATTCATTCATAAGGTATTGAGTGAACAGGCGGAAATGGAGGGACGTGATCAGGAAGTTGTGATGGTTTCTTTGGGTCCCCGGTATTTGAGACACTGGCTGTCTCTTGATGAGCATCAAGTGCTTACTGCCGGAACATTGTATGAACACCGACCCGCTCCTTCGGATTTGTATGAACAGGATCTGCATTACTTAACAGGTGGCGGAGTGATCAGTATATGTTATGAGACCATGGAACCTGCCGATTACGTGCTTGAAGAAGGTGACTATCTGCTGAAGAACTTTTCTGTGCATCGAGAGGAAGAGATCGAACAAGAGGTTTTGCAGCTGGAACAATATATACAAGAACATGGGTATACACGCCAAGGTCAAATTGTGGTGATTGAAAAGTCCTATTTGTCCATGTTCAGCAATGAGCAGCTGCATTATCAAATCCAAGCCAAAGTGGGCTTATCGGAAAGGGAGACTGAAAACTATGCATCCACCCCAGTTTCAGATTGA
- a CDS encoding alpha/beta fold hydrolase yields MRDSILEEKLEHPKIYRNLAKLNSLEMFYLDTRTEGPVILCLHGRWGRAETWVDFMRHYGKQYRIIAPDQRGHGLSSKPVSKYTGEEMAGDIVELLDHLKIDSIILVGHSMGGRVAGYLTAMYPNYIQALAILDKSPAGPATPSLLPLDQLPCVEPVTKDWPLPFSSLNEAMDYIRQAMESELSYQYFMNSLIETVDGYQMMFSPQAMAANIHYNADWYHLLPEIKCPVLLIRAKNSEGVPDEDYNKMQSLLANGLAYEMSHPDHNVHLSNKEEFYAYMDGFLGQL; encoded by the coding sequence ATGCGGGATTCAATCTTAGAGGAAAAGCTGGAGCATCCAAAAATCTACAGAAACCTGGCTAAGCTGAACAGTCTGGAAATGTTTTATCTGGATACACGTACGGAAGGTCCGGTCATTCTTTGTCTCCACGGCAGATGGGGCAGAGCAGAAACGTGGGTTGATTTCATGCGGCATTACGGCAAACAATACAGAATTATCGCCCCCGATCAAAGAGGTCACGGACTAAGCAGCAAACCTGTATCCAAGTATACGGGTGAAGAAATGGCCGGGGACATTGTTGAACTATTGGATCATCTGAAAATCGATTCGATCATTCTGGTAGGCCATTCTATGGGCGGGAGGGTAGCCGGATATCTGACAGCCATGTACCCAAATTACATACAAGCCTTAGCGATATTGGATAAATCCCCAGCCGGGCCTGCCACGCCAAGCCTGCTGCCATTAGATCAGCTACCATGTGTTGAGCCTGTAACCAAGGATTGGCCGCTGCCCTTCTCCAGCCTAAACGAAGCGATGGACTATATCCGGCAGGCCATGGAATCGGAGCTTAGCTATCAATATTTCATGAACAGTCTGATCGAAACCGTCGATGGATACCAGATGATGTTCAGTCCCCAGGCGATGGCTGCCAACATTCATTACAATGCAGATTGGTATCACCTGCTGCCGGAGATCAAGTGTCCCGTTTTACTGATTAGAGCTAAGAACAGTGAGGGCGTACCAGACGAGGATTATAACAAAATGCAGTCCCTGCTAGCGAATGGTCTTGCCTATGAAATGTCCCATCCCGACCATAATGTGCATCTCAGTAACAAGGAAGAGTTTTATGCCTATATGGATGGATTTTTAGGTCAACTTTAA
- a CDS encoding GNAT family N-acetyltransferase yields the protein MHPPQFQIEPFHEDDHEQVCELLVDSFRGKFQALVHLSDREMTELLMKLWTFDCRDASVKQFVARKDGKIAGVLCLKWKPSEPRNNPQSQVNLVQLIRQYGPAKVLKLVTGLGALSYAPHETECYIEHLAVSSRERNQGAGQQLLNYAKNMAVQSRCKVLSLHVSCSNSQAIQLYRKLSFGIRRTRYNVLRHLIFREPAWHLMTWESSVITCRE from the coding sequence ATGCATCCACCCCAGTTTCAGATTGAGCCTTTTCATGAGGATGATCATGAGCAGGTGTGCGAGCTGCTGGTTGACTCTTTCCGGGGCAAATTTCAAGCCCTTGTTCATTTGAGCGATCGAGAGATGACTGAATTATTAATGAAGCTTTGGACCTTTGACTGCAGAGATGCATCTGTTAAACAATTTGTTGCCCGAAAAGACGGGAAGATCGCCGGTGTGCTCTGTTTAAAATGGAAGCCTTCAGAACCCCGGAATAATCCGCAGAGTCAGGTGAATTTAGTCCAGTTGATCAGACAATATGGCCCCGCAAAGGTTCTGAAGCTGGTGACAGGACTGGGTGCGCTGAGCTATGCTCCGCATGAAACCGAATGCTACATTGAACATCTTGCTGTCAGTTCCAGGGAGCGGAATCAGGGGGCCGGACAACAGCTGTTGAATTATGCCAAGAATATGGCTGTACAATCCCGGTGCAAAGTGCTTTCACTGCATGTTTCATGCAGCAATTCCCAAGCGATCCAGCTTTATCGCAAGCTGTCATTCGGCATCAGGAGGACCCGTTACAATGTGCTCAGGCATCTAATCTTCCGGGAACCAGCCTGGCATTTAATGACCTGGGAATCGAGTGTAATAACATGCAGGGAGTGA